In Microbacterium esteraromaticum, the following proteins share a genomic window:
- a CDS encoding nucleotidyltransferase codes for MTAATADSTLVSIFRAMTPDEAARTAAATHRAAIEAWLRDDLEIVRMRETGSWHHGTAIINHSDVDYFVTMSGSKPTNSWDALEQLRASLSKGLSNCFVSIDRPAVRIVYFDGTPAVEITPAYFRETDDYDIPDPAGTGWVRSNPAVHLEYVNEAQRMTDGRAKNLIRLVKTWKAWNHVPLSSFYLEMRVTQYARANHPIIYPWDLRDFFSGLSSDGLRDMNDPTNYGRRIGTGATGLTEAYAAKYDIDKAARLSKLAKSAADDDNHATAIRHYLELFNVQE; via the coding sequence ATGACTGCAGCAACTGCCGACTCGACACTGGTCTCGATCTTCCGCGCCATGACCCCGGACGAGGCCGCCCGGACCGCCGCTGCGACTCACCGAGCTGCAATCGAAGCCTGGCTCCGGGACGACCTGGAAATCGTTCGCATGCGCGAGACCGGCTCGTGGCACCATGGCACCGCGATCATCAACCACAGCGACGTCGACTATTTCGTCACGATGTCCGGCTCGAAGCCGACGAATTCGTGGGACGCGCTGGAACAGCTTCGCGCATCGCTCTCCAAGGGGCTGAGCAACTGCTTCGTGTCCATCGACCGCCCTGCAGTTCGGATCGTGTATTTCGATGGCACACCTGCAGTTGAGATCACTCCGGCCTATTTCCGCGAGACTGACGACTACGACATCCCCGATCCTGCCGGCACCGGATGGGTGCGTAGCAACCCAGCCGTGCACCTCGAGTACGTCAATGAAGCGCAGCGAATGACCGACGGACGCGCGAAGAACTTGATCAGGCTCGTCAAGACCTGGAAGGCCTGGAACCACGTTCCGCTCTCGTCCTTCTACCTGGAGATGCGAGTGACCCAGTACGCCCGTGCGAATCATCCCATCATCTATCCGTGGGACCTCCGGGACTTCTTCAGCGGCCTTTCCAGCGACGGGCTGCGCGATATGAACGACCCCACGAACTATGGCCGCAGGATCGGCACGGGGGCAACCGGGCTCACCGAGGCGTACGCAGCCAAGTACGACATCGACAAAGCTGCTCGTCTATCCAAGCTCGCCAAGTCCGCCGCGGACGACGATAATCACGCGACCGCGATCCGCCACTACCTCGAGCTGTTCAACGTGCAGGAATAG
- a CDS encoding SLATT domain-containing protein yields the protein MADEAAVERDAIRRELSRIHESAVLSSQGQFEAAKMWRAIHWGLGALTAALSTTAAVITFASGSQIASGVLAVLAAIAVSFLTGIRPDRLAERAQTSANDYIALRNNARRLRDIRVATDPLAELREALESLAEQAASIDQAADAIPRRGYLLAKRNIEQDGGQSFEVDGK from the coding sequence GTGGCTGACGAGGCGGCCGTCGAGCGTGACGCCATTCGCAGGGAGTTGTCTCGTATCCATGAGAGCGCGGTGCTGTCGAGCCAAGGTCAGTTCGAGGCCGCCAAGATGTGGCGCGCGATCCACTGGGGTCTGGGTGCGCTCACCGCGGCCTTGAGCACGACCGCCGCTGTGATCACATTCGCATCAGGAAGCCAGATCGCTTCTGGCGTACTTGCGGTCCTCGCTGCCATAGCAGTGAGCTTCTTGACGGGTATCCGCCCGGATCGTCTCGCAGAGCGCGCCCAGACGAGTGCGAACGACTACATCGCTCTCCGAAACAACGCTCGTCGTCTTCGGGACATCAGAGTGGCAACCGATCCACTTGCTGAGCTTCGTGAAGCGCTGGAGTCGCTGGCTGAGCAGGCCGCCAGCATCGACCAAGCAGCAGACGCGATCCCTCGCCGAGGATACCTCTTGGCCAAACGGAACATTGAACAGGACGGCGGTCAGAGCTTCGAGGTCGACGGCAAATGA
- a CDS encoding HNH endonuclease family protein: MKTDLQHYTVEQVVDGFVYNELEGKGLFGLAGKLVIQPEYQRNYIYNDGKKDVAVIDSILKGYPLGLIYFNVEGDTLEVLDGQQRITSIGRFVTGKFAIKVDGNEQTFSSLPQDQKDKILKAKLDIYECNGSETEIKQWFETINIAGVPLNKQELLNAIYSGPFITAAKKEYSNSNNSNLQKWLAYVKGDPKRQGVLAVALEWAASSQGVTVESYLAQHRDDDNIAHLKTYFTSVIDWVAGVFVSPPDKLMQGLEWGRLYEQYHSTSYNTAKIDTRLNELLNSPFINNRKGAYEFLLSGETEPSLLSVRLFDDKTKALAYKQQTDKAKADGVSNCPLCAISGNANKTRIYKQNEMDADHVTAWSKGGSTDLKNCEMLCVTHNRAKGNR; the protein is encoded by the coding sequence ATGAAGACCGATCTCCAGCACTACACCGTCGAGCAGGTCGTCGACGGCTTCGTCTATAACGAGCTCGAGGGCAAGGGCCTCTTCGGCCTGGCAGGCAAGCTCGTGATCCAGCCCGAGTACCAGCGGAACTACATCTACAACGACGGCAAGAAGGACGTGGCCGTCATCGACTCGATCCTCAAGGGCTACCCGCTCGGGCTCATCTACTTCAACGTCGAAGGGGACACGCTCGAGGTGCTGGACGGCCAGCAGCGCATCACGAGCATTGGGCGCTTCGTTACCGGCAAGTTCGCCATCAAGGTCGATGGCAACGAGCAGACCTTTTCATCGCTGCCCCAGGATCAAAAGGACAAGATCCTCAAGGCCAAGCTCGATATCTACGAGTGCAACGGATCCGAGACCGAGATCAAGCAGTGGTTCGAGACGATCAACATCGCTGGCGTGCCGCTCAACAAGCAGGAGCTGCTCAACGCGATCTACTCCGGTCCCTTCATCACGGCCGCCAAGAAGGAGTACAGCAACTCCAACAACTCCAACCTGCAGAAGTGGCTGGCCTACGTGAAGGGCGACCCGAAGCGCCAGGGCGTGCTCGCTGTCGCGCTTGAATGGGCCGCCTCGTCGCAAGGCGTCACCGTCGAGAGCTACCTCGCCCAGCACCGCGACGACGACAACATCGCGCATCTGAAGACGTACTTCACCTCGGTGATCGACTGGGTGGCTGGCGTCTTTGTCAGCCCGCCCGACAAGCTCATGCAGGGTCTCGAGTGGGGCCGCCTCTACGAGCAGTACCACTCGACGTCGTACAACACTGCGAAGATCGACACCCGCCTGAACGAGCTTCTCAACAGCCCATTCATCAACAACCGCAAAGGGGCCTACGAGTTCCTGCTCAGCGGCGAGACCGAGCCCAGCCTCCTCTCCGTCCGCCTGTTCGACGACAAGACCAAGGCCCTGGCCTACAAGCAGCAGACCGACAAGGCCAAGGCAGACGGAGTCTCCAACTGCCCGCTGTGCGCAATCAGTGGCAACGCCAACAAGACCCGCATCTACAAGCAGAACGAGATGGACGCCGACCACGTGACAGCGTGGTCCAAGGGTGGCTCCACCGACCTGAAAAACTGCGAGATGCTTTGCGTGACGCACAACAGAGCCAAGGGCAACCGGTAG
- a CDS encoding adenine-specific methyltransferase EcoRI family protein gives MTKQTSNSSLAAAKNAKNDEFYTQWADIEREVNAYLEYDPDVFRGKVVLLPCDDPEWSNFAKFFALHFADYGIKKLISTSYAPDSNPAAFSYEPTLFELNDPQFDETKTRTNGKKFTLDSHDINQDGVINIDDLQWEYLEGDGDFRSAEVTALRDEADIIITNPPFSLFRPFITWLMASGKQFSVIGSNNAITYKEVFPLIRDNKLWKGATANSTDMVFGVPKGSEVSAADRLKAERLGYPPDEKYDFTRLGNSCWLTNIDHGRRHQPLQLMTEADNIKYSKHAGIRGVGYEAYSNFDAIEVPFTDAIPADYDGLMGVPVTFLDKYNPEQFEIVGTSDGGFAAALGVTPLGPEYAGNVGRTKLGLASTNKAVFKRILIRHRKADQ, from the coding sequence GTGACCAAACAAACATCAAACTCGAGTCTCGCTGCCGCGAAGAACGCCAAGAACGACGAGTTCTATACGCAGTGGGCCGACATCGAGCGCGAGGTCAACGCCTACCTTGAATACGATCCTGACGTGTTCCGAGGCAAGGTCGTTTTGCTGCCGTGCGACGACCCTGAGTGGAGCAACTTCGCGAAGTTCTTCGCCCTGCACTTCGCGGACTACGGCATCAAGAAGCTCATCTCGACCTCTTACGCTCCGGACTCGAACCCCGCCGCGTTTTCCTACGAGCCCACGCTCTTCGAGCTGAACGATCCTCAGTTTGACGAGACGAAGACTCGAACCAACGGCAAGAAGTTCACGTTGGACAGCCACGATATCAATCAAGACGGCGTCATCAACATCGACGACTTGCAGTGGGAGTACCTCGAAGGCGATGGCGACTTCAGATCCGCCGAGGTCACCGCGTTGCGCGACGAGGCCGACATCATCATCACAAACCCTCCGTTCAGCCTCTTCCGCCCGTTCATCACTTGGCTGATGGCCAGTGGCAAGCAGTTCTCCGTCATCGGTAGCAATAACGCGATCACATACAAAGAGGTGTTCCCGCTTATCCGTGACAACAAACTCTGGAAGGGCGCGACAGCCAACAGCACCGACATGGTCTTCGGCGTGCCCAAGGGGTCCGAGGTGAGCGCTGCAGACAGGCTCAAGGCCGAACGCCTCGGGTACCCACCGGACGAGAAATACGACTTCACCCGCCTCGGGAACTCCTGCTGGCTTACGAACATCGACCACGGTCGACGCCACCAGCCGCTCCAACTCATGACCGAGGCCGACAACATCAAGTACAGCAAGCACGCTGGCATCCGTGGCGTCGGCTACGAGGCGTACTCGAACTTCGACGCGATCGAAGTGCCGTTCACAGACGCCATTCCTGCTGACTACGACGGGCTCATGGGCGTTCCCGTGACCTTCTTGGACAAGTACAACCCCGAGCAGTTCGAGATCGTCGGCACCAGCGACGGCGGCTTCGCAGCTGCTCTTGGAGTGACGCCTCTCGGGCCCGAGTATGCCGGCAACGTCGGCCGGACCAAGCTCGGGCTCGCGAGCACGAACAAGGCCGTGTTCAAGCGCATCCTCATCCGTCACAGGAAGGCCGATCAATGA